The Mesorhizobium sp. INR15 region ACGCCTCCAGAACCGGGTGGTTCGCCTTGGCGTGTTCTGAAACGAGGAAGTAGGAACGCGGCGATTTGATCGAGATATCGAAGGGGCGCACCAGCCTGCCCTCGGCCAGCGCCTTGCCGCTGGTCAGTTCATCGCCCATGGCCATGCCCTGGCCGGCGATCGCGGCCGAGAAGACGAGGTTCATGTCGGAAAAGAAGATGCCGGCTTCAGGATCGGGATTCTCGACCTTTGACAGCGCCAGCCAGCGCGCCCAGTCCTCCGTGTCGCCCAGATGCAGGAGATTGGCGCGTAGCACGTCGGCTGGTTTGGAAAATCCGCCAACCTTGTTGAGCAGCGTCGGGCTGCACAGCGGCGTGAAGGAAATTTCGCACAGCAGCTCCGCCGCCCGGTTCGGCCAGTTGCCGACACCAAAGGCAATAAAGGCGTCCGCCTCGGCATTGCTGACATCGTCCAGCCGCCGCGGCGTCAGGATGCGCAGCGCGACATCGGGATAGAGCTGCCTGAACTCACCGATATGGGTACACAGGAACAGCGAGGCGAAACCCGGCGTGCAGCTGATGCTGAAGGAGCCGCCGACGCCGGTGCCAGCATGACGCGTCACCGCGTCGCCGAGCACGGTCAGCGCCTTGCGCACATCGCTGGCGTAGCGCTGGCCACGCGGGGTCAACGCCACGCCCTTGCCGATCCGCTCCAGAAGATCAAAGCCGAGATCGCGTTCGAGCAGGCGAAGCTGGTGGCTGACGGCGCTGCGGGTCAGATGCAACTCATCGGCGGCGCGCCATACGCTGCCGTGACGGGCAAAACTGTCGAGCGCGCGCAGCGCCTGTGTCGATGGTATGCGCAAGATGCCTCAGGTGAACCGAATTTGCATGAGCCGGGAAAACATATCACTTTTTGGCGAAGCGCTTCACTGCTTTCTTTGACTGATGGAGAAAACGGCCATCACCTCGGCGCAAGCGACAGCACTTGCCTGTCTCGACGACATCCAGCCGTCGCTATCGTTCTGGACGCGGACGATTTTCGATTTTGGCGAGACCGCATGGCGTGAATACCAGTCGGCGGACTGGTATGTGAGGTTGCTGAAGCGCGAAGGCTTCTCCGTCGAGGAAGGTTCGGGTGGCATGCCCACGGCCTTCTGCGCGCACTGGACCAATGGCCCCGGGCCGACAGTCGGAATGTATGCCGAGTATGACGCGGTGCCGGGCAATTGCCAGGACGCAGCGACGATCAAGCGTCCACGCCCGGGCCTGGGCGAACATGCCGGCGGCCATACCGACCCGCATTCAGGTCTCGGCATTTCCGGCCTCGGCGGCTTGCTTGCGACCAAGGCAGCGATGCAACGTCACGGCATCGGCGGCACGCTGCGCTTCACTGGCGAGCCGGCGGAGAAGGTGCGAGGGTCAAAGCCGATCCATGCGGCGAAGGGCTATTATGATGGCCTGGCCGGCATGATCTCCTTCCATCCCTTCTACATGCTGCCGCTCTGCAACACGGCGCGCTGGGATACGCATTGTGGCGCGGCCTACGCAATGATCTATCGCTTCATCTGCGACGAACCCGAAAATTGGGTTCGCGCAGGCGATGGCGCACCGATCCCGCAAGCGCATTCCGCCGTGCGGGCACCGGGCGCCAACGACGCGCTGATGATGATGTACATGGCCTCGAAAGCGCTGCGCGATTCCATGCTGCCGCACCAGGGTGGCTGGTCGATCAGCGAGGCGATCCTGACCGCCGGCCAGGCGACGGCCGACAATCTGCCGGCCGGGCTGGCGGAGATTCAATACATGATCCGCGTTCCGACCCTGGCCATGGCCGAACAGGTCACCGCCATGCTCGATCGCAACGCGGAGGCAGCGGCCAAGTTGAGCGGCTGTCGTCATGAGCGGCACTGGGTCTCCAAGTCGCGGCCAGGGCTTGCCAATCACGCGATGGCCGATATCGCCTACGAAGCGTTGTCGACTGTCGGGCCGCCGCGCTGGGACGAGAGGGCCAAGGCAATCGCTCGCGAAATCCAGGTCAATGCGGGCGGGGTAGCGACGGACGAGCCCTTCATCGCCGAAATGGAGCGGCTGATCGCGCCGCGGGACGCCGAAGCCATCCTGCGGCGCGACCTGCCGCCGTCCCAGATCAATTCCACCTCGGACGATTACACCGACATGTCCTGGCACACGCCGACGGCGCGATTCTACGTCGCTCGCCCGGCGCTGCGATCAGCCAATGGCAGCGCGTATCCGTCCTGGGTGATGAACGCACTTGGAGGCATGGCGGAAACCATCGATCCGATGGTGATCTGCGCCGCCAAGACGATCGCGCTCGCGGCACTGCGGCTGCTCGAAGACAAGGCCGCCCGCGATGCCGCGATGGACGAATTTGTCTCCCGCACAGGCGGTGGCATCGGCGGCACGAACTGGATCGCGCCGCTCTGCGACTACGCCCCGCCAATTCATTTCCGCTGGCCGGAATATGTCACCACCTCGCGCGGGCGGGACTGGTGGATACCGAGCAACCAAGCCGCATGATGACGAGGAAAAACCCATGACCCTGCATGACCGCATCGTCGCCGAGCCATTTTCACTCCAGCGCCGGAACCCTGCCGGCGGCACCAAGCCATTGACGGCCTGGGCCTTTGCCAATGAGACCGACGTGCTGACCGACGTGCTGCTCGGTTCGCCTAACTTCCTGCGCCATCTGTCGACCAGTTCGCTATCGCGCAAGCATCTGCGCGAAGCGCCCTGCAACGTCCAGATCGCCCAGGCGCAACACAAGGACCTGGTTGCGGCCTATGAGCATTTCGGCGTCAAGATCCATTGGCACGAGCCGACGCCTGAACTGCCAATGCAGGTCTACTCACGCGACTCCAGCGTCATGACGCCCTACGGCGCGTTCATCACCGCCATGGCCAACTGGTGGCGGCGCGGTGAAAACTATGCCGCGATCCGCACCTATGAAAAACTCGGCATCCCGATCTATGACATGGTCACATCAGGCACCTTCGAGGGCGGCGACTTCAATGTCATCGAGGAGGGAGTGGTTCTGATCGGTTGCGGCGGCGCCCGCACACAGGAGGAAGGCGCACGCCAGGTGCAGGCCTGGTTCGACAAGGAGGGTTGGGAGACCCGCCTCGCCTTCATCGACGAGTATTATGTCCATATCGACCTGATGGTGGTGCCTATCGCGGAAAAGCTCACCGCCGTCTGCCTGGCCTGTACCGAACCGGGCATTGTCGACTGGCTGAAGGGCAAGGGTCACGAGATCATAGACGTACCGTTCCAGGACACGATGGCACTCGGCTGCAACTTCATGTCCCTCGGCAAGGACCGGGTGATCGCGCCGACATCGAGCCAGTCGCTGATTGGCCAGCTCAAGGCGCGCGGCTTCGAAGTCGCGGCCATCGACATGAGCGAAATCTCAAAGACCGGCGGCGGTATCCATTGCATGGCGCAGGCGCTGAAGCGCGAGCCGGCCTGATCTGGCCAGCAAAATTCCGTCAGGGCGTGGCGATCGATCACGCAAGCGGCCCCCGGGGGCGCCTGGTAGGCAGAAGCGGCTCCTCGGGTGCGGGGTGCTTCAGCCCGCCCTGCCCCCAACAAAGCTTCCGGTGTGGCCCCGCCGCCCTTGTGAGGATCTTCAAAATGGATGAATAGTCTTGGCTGGTGCGCCGCCCTGAAATTGCCCTCTTGCAGTCTTCAGGTCGAGCCATCGCCTAGCCGGATTTCCGAATGGCCAGTCCTGAACCGCGCAAGAGAAGAGGTCCGATCGCCGCATTTTTGCTGGCGATAGACGCATGGGTCGATTCCTCGCTCTATGAGATCGGGTTCAAGGCGCGCCAGTTCTGGGAGGCGGCGACGATCTTCTCGCGGCGATTCCGTGTCACTGGCTGGCGCCGTGGCATTATCGAGATCCTGAGCGAAGGCTTCACTCTCGGCGCCGGTGGCACCGTCGTCATGCTGGCGCTCGCCATACCGGCTTTCCAGGACACGGCTGGTGACTGGCGCGCCCAGGGCGACTTTGCCGTCACCTTCCTCGACCGCTACGGCAATGAGATCGGTCAACGCGGCATTATCCAGCGCGACTCTGTGCCGGTCGACGAGATGCCCGACCAGGTCATCAAGGCGGTGCTCGCAACCGAGGATCGCCGCTTCTTCGAGCATTACGGCATCGACGTGCTTGGCCTGTCGCGCGCCATCTTTGAGAATGTGCGGGCGAATTCCGTCGTGCAAGGTGGCTCGAGCATCACCCAGCAATTGGCCAAGAACCTGTTCCTGACCAATGAACGCACGTTCGAACGGAAGATCAAGGAAGCCTTCCTGTCGCTGTGGCTCGAGGCCAATCTGTCGAAGAAGGAAATCCTGCAGCTCTATCTCGACCGCGCCTATATGGGCGGCGGCACCTTCGGCATCGAGGCGGCGGCGGATTTCTACTTCGGCAAGAGCGTCAAGGACCTGAACCTCGCCGAGGCAGCGATGCTCGCCGGCCTGTTCAAGGCGCCAACCAAATACGCACCGCACATCAACCTGCCAGCGGCCCGCGCGCGCGCCAACGTGGTGCTGTCCAACCTTGTCGATGCAGGGTTCATGACCGAGGGCCAGGTGCTTCAGGCGCGACTGCATCCGGCCGATGTCGTCGATCGTGGCGAGCAGAAAAGCCCCGATTACTATCTCGACTGGGCCTTTGACGAGGTCAAGAAGATCGCGAAACCGGGGCAGCACTCGCTGGTTGCCCACACCACCTTCGATGCCAACATCCAGAAGGCGGCGGAAGAATCGGTGGAGTTCCATCTCCGCCAGTTCGGCAAGGAGTACAACGTCACGGAAGGCGCGGTGGTCGTTATCGAGACCAATGGCGCGGTGCGGGCGATCGTCGGCGGTCGCGACTACGGCGCCAGCCAGTTCAACCGTGCCACCAAGGCGCTGCGCCAGACCGGCTCGTCCTTCAAACCCTATGTCTATGCGACGGCTATGGAGCACGGCTTCACGCCGAACTCGATCATATCGGGCGGGCCAATCAGCTGGGGCACTTGGTCGCCGCACAACTATAGCGGCGAATCGGCTGGCAACATCACTTTGATCATGGCGATGGCCAAGTCGATCAACACCGTGCCGGTGCGGCTGGCAAAGGACTATCTCGGCATCCCGCCGATCAAAGCGATGGCGGAGTCGTTCGGTGTCGAGTCGCCGCTCGAAGCGCACAAGACGATGGTGCTGGGCACTTCGGGCATGACCGTGATGGACCAGGCGACAGGTTACAGCGTGTTCGCGCAGAATGGTTTCGTCGGCTCCCGGCACGGCATCACGCAGTTGGTGACCCGGACAGGCGATGTTGTCTATGACTTCGCCAAGGACGCGGTGCCGCCGCATCGGGTGCTGTCCGAGCAGGCGCTGAAATCGATGAACACGATGCTGGCCGCCGTGCCGGTGATGGGCACCGCCCGGCGGGCCCAGCTTCCGAATATCGTCGTCGCCGGCAAGACCGGCACGACGCAATCCTACCGTGACGCCTGGTTTGTCGGTTTCACCGGCAACTACACGGCGGCGGTGTGGCTGGGCAACGACGACTTCTCGCCAACAAAGAACATGACCGGCGGCTCCTTGCCGGCGATGGTTTGGCAACGCCTGATGGTCTATGCGCACCAGAATATCGATCTGAAGCCGATCCCCGGCATCGACAAGCCCTTTGTCGACGAGGAGATCGCGGCCAAGGCCGGGGAAGCGGAAAAGAAAAATGCCGAACAGGCAGCGGCTGATGCGGCCGCCGAGAGGCCGCCTGTGCTATCCAGCCGAACCACGCAGGTGCTGAAGGATATGACGGCGTTGTTCCGCTCGGCGCCAAGCATTGGTGCGCCAGTCTCGCCGGAAACCTTGTCGGCGCTTTGATCCGCGCGCCGCGCGCGGGCAAGGCAAATCCATCGCACCGCTTGCCATTGCCCCCTGCGGCGCGATATCCCCAAGCAGCATTCTCTCTTCCCGGCGCTTCATGCTCAAAAACGCATTCCTGATGCTTGTCACGCTTGCCCTTGCCATTGGCGGCGGCGGCGGCAGCGTCTGGTATGCGCTGAAAATCCAGGATGGTGTCGGCGCGATCAGGATCGGTCAGTGGACCGCTTTCCCCGACATCGGCACGCCGGCGGCGGATCCCTATTCCAAGGCCCGCGTGGCGCGCGAAGGCGTGCTGGCGCTTGGACGGGCGGAGGGACTGTCCTTCGTCGCCGAACGCGACAGTGCTGGCGAACAACTCAAGCGCGAATGTGCCTACAAAATAGTAGGCGGATTTCCGACAGCCCGGTTCTGGACCCTCTACGCGGCCGATCAATCGCTGGGCGTGATCCAGACGACGAAGCCGAGGCTCGCGGCCCTTCAGTCGTACCAGGTCCTGCGCCAACCCGACAACTCGGTGATCATCTCGGTCAGCAAGCGTCCATCTCCAGGAAACTGGCTGCTTTCGGACGGTTTCGGCAGGATGTATTTCGTGCTGACATTCTACGACACGCCTATCGCCAGCAGCACCGGTCTTTCGGATGTCACGCTGCCACTCATCACCAAGGTGGGTTGCGATGCGTAGGCTGCTTCACGCCATCCTGCTTGGGCTGGTTGGCGCCGGCATCGTGCACATCGTGGTGCTGCTTCTGGTTCCGGAATTTTCCGAACGCGATGCATGGTCGCGATTGTCGATGGCTTCCGATCTCTACAAGATTACCAGGCTCGACGCCGAAGCCGGTGGTGCGCCCGTGGTGAAGTCAGTCGATCCGCTGTTTTATGCCACCGCTTGCCGGTTCGACCTGACTGACGGGATGGTGCGGGTCAAGGCGCCGGGCAATGTCCCGTTCTGGTCGGTCTCGGTCTATGACCGCAACGGGCACAACATCTATTCCTTCAACGACCACACCGCCACGGGCCGCGTGCTGGATGCAGTCGTGCTGACACCGGCGCAAATGATCGAAGTCCGCAAGGATCTTCCCGAAGACCTGCAAGGAGCGATCTTTGTCGAAGCGCCGATTGACGAAGGCATATTCGTCATCCGCAGCTTTGTGCCCGATGACAGCTGGAAGCCTATCGTCTCGCGCTTTCTCGACCAGAGCTCGTGCGAACTGCAGGATTTCTAGCCGCGCCCGATATCAACCGGACCCGCGATAAACCGGGTCTTTGCTATCGATTTACCGAATCAGTGATGCGGTACAGGTGTGTTCCGCGGCGATCCAGGTTTGTCGGGACCGCCTGGCCGCGCGTCTGTTACACGCGAGCGTTCGTAACGGACGCCTGGAAAAATGATCACCGCCGCCGGCGTGCCGGTGTTCTGGCTTGTTCGGTTGGTTGCCGCAGTTCGCGGCACGAAAGACAGTACCATGCCCATGGTTCGCGCATTCCTCTCGGTTTCCCCGGAGCACAACGCAACGCCTCCAAATATGATTAAGGACGCCAGAGGGTTAACGGAGCGCTAACGGATCGCCGCTAATTTGATCTTTGTTCCAAGGTCAGGACATTCCTGACCAAGGCCAGCGCGAAACCGGCACCATTCCGGTCGAGTGTGGTCGAGCGTGTGTCGAGTATCGGGCGTATCCTTCGTGTCATCTTCGGATTTCAGACAAATCGGCATACGGGCGGAATCGGGAAAGGCCGAAAGGCTCTTCCGCGCGGCGGTGTCGGCATTCTGCTCGCTCACCCGGCCCTCGCGCCGCGAGATCGGTCAACTGGAAGACCTCACACTGCCGCTGTTCGACGATGTTTCCGTCGAATCGCGCCGCTATGTCGCCGCCGCCCTTTCCGAATGTGAATATGCGCCCGCGGCCCTTGTGCGTCGGCTTTGCGAAGAACCTGTCGACATCGCCGCCCCGCTGCTCATCCGCTCGCGGGCGCTCAGCGACATCGATCTCATCGCACTGATCGGCCGGCACGGACTGCCGCATGCCCGGGCCATCGCACGGCGTCCGGATCTGAATTCGACCATCGCCGATCTGATCAAGGCCCTTGAAAGGCCGACGCTTGTACGGGTCCGCCCCCCGGAAGCGGCCGCGAAGGTTGTGCCGGAACATCGGCAAGTCGACATCAAGGCCGACTTGCCCGCTCCCGCGACAGAGCAGTCCCCCGGCCTTGCCTCCGAGAACGCACGGCGCCGTCTGCGGTCGATGATGCGGACCGGTGATCAGGAACCAGGCACATCGATCAACTCGTTTGCCGGCTCCGGGGCCTACGTGAAGCTGCGCGAGACGGCGCTGACAGGAAACGCGGCGTTCTTCCAGACCGCGCTCGCCGATGCCCTCGATATCGATTTTTCAACTGCGCGGTCGCTGACCGCGAACCAGAACTATGCCGCGCTGCTTGCCGCCTTGCGGGCGCTGGACCTGAGCGAAGACAGGGCATTCCTGATTACGGTCGCCGTCTATCCGGCGCAGTTTCCGCATCCCGAGGCTATCCGGATCTTCCTCGACCGTTATCGCCTGTTGCATCGCGACGCGGCGTTGGACAAGGTCCGCAACTGGAAGGTCGAGGCCGTGTCGCGAGCCATCCGCGAAGCGGTGCCGCTGCTGGCGCCCGCCAATGCCGACACGCCGAAAGCGTCGAACAGCGACGATGCCGGGGTAGCCGGCTCCAGACCCGCCAACCTCAAGGCATCTTGACGGAAATAAGCTCTTCGATCGGAACAGCGCCGGCCTCGATCTCGACAACCCAGATGTCGGGGTCGAATTTTTTCTCGCGCTCCAGCCGTGCATCAAGCACAGCCGCATCATCGCCTGAGCCAAGCAGACTGAAGAAGCGGTCGTCGGGCTTGGCCGAATCGTAGCTCGTCTGCGGCGCTGGTCCAAACAGAGCCACATCGCCCAACCTGCCGCGTGTCATCACGAAAACCGCGCCGGCCTCCGCCGATCCGCGCTTGACCACGGCCGCGAAGCCACCGGCGCCGAAAACCCGGCGCACAAGGGCCGACACCCAGAAATCGGTGGTCACACGCATGAACAAGCTCCGGATGGCATCCGGACGCTACTTAGCGAGGTTTTCGCCGATCCGCGAGGGGTGGATGCCAGCTGTCAGTTGGTCAGACCGATCTCACGCATCTTGACGTAGACGACCTCGTCGGGCTCGCCTGTCTGCGGCAACCCGAACAGGGACTGGAATTCCTTGATCGCCGACTTGGTGCGAGCGCCCACCACGCCATCCAACTTCATGTCGTCGTTGCCGAATGCCTTCAGCCCCGCCTGAATCTTGACGATGCGCGGATCAGGGCCTTGCGCTGACGTGCTCGTCTGCAATGAGACCGGCACGGCGGCTGGCGTGTCCGGTCGCGGCACCGGATGAGGTACGGCGGCGGTCGTGGTCGGCGTCGCGCCGAGTTGATCGAGCAGAAGTGCATCGATCTCGCCGGACGCGTTGAGCCCCACCTTCTGCTGATAGGCCTGGATGGCCTTGCGGGTGTTGGGTCCGGTAATGCCGTCGACAGTGCCGGAATAGAAATCGAGATCCTTCAATATGCCCTGGATCTGTTGAACGACCGGGTCGCTTTTCACCGGTGCGGCTTGCGCGCTCGGGCGTACGATGTTGATCGTGGTCTCCGGTTCGTCGCTGCCGGCACGAGGGAAACCTTCAATGCTGCGTGTGGCGAAAAACGCGCCTGCATGTGGAAAGGGCTGGTACCACAGCGCATTCGCCGAAACATAGAACAGCGTCACCAGGAAAGCCGTTGACCCGCCAACCAGAACCGGGTTGCGCGAAATCATGCTGCCGACAGCGACAGCACCGTCCTTGAAGAAGGCGTTGCCGCGGCGCTTGACCGCTTTAGGCTGTTTTGCGGAGCGAGCCATTTCGGTCCCCTTTCGCCCTGGCAACCGGCATGGGCAGCACCCCTGCCTTGTCGGCGGACTGACCTTTTGGTCCATTCACCGGCAGGCTGATGGTCACCGTGGTGCCCTCGCCCGGCATGCTTTCGATCGACATCGTGCCTTCGTGCAGTGCCACGAGCCCCTTCACCAGGGAGAGCCCAAGACCGGTTCCCTCGAAACGGCGCGTGTAGTCGTTCTGGATCTGCACGAAGGGCTTGCCGAGATTGGCAAAATCTTCCTCGGCAATGCCGATGCCGGTATCCCGAACCCAGAAATGCAGACGCGAGCCGATCCGCTTGGCACTGACGACGACATCGCCACCCTCGGGCGTGAACTTGACGGCGTTGGAGACGAGGTTGATGAGGATCTGCTGCACGGCGCGGCGGTCAGCGTTTATCTCACCTGCGTCCGGGGCGATCTGTGCCTGCAGATTGATGTTCTTCGCCTTCGCCTGCAGCTGCATCATCGACTGGCACATGTCCACGGCTTCGGCGAACCGGAACGGCTCCGGCTCGGTCGCATAGACGCCGGATTCGATCCTCGACACATCGAGTATCGAAGTGACGACGGCAAGCAGGTGCTGTCCTGAGTCTCTTACCAGGCCGACATATTCCTTCTGACGGGGGTCCTTGAAGGCGCCGAACATCTCGTGCAGCAACATGTCGGAGAAGCCGATAATGGCATTCAGCGGCGTGCGCAGTTCGTGGCTCACCACCGCCAGGAACCGGCCCTTGGCGACTTCGGCGGCAGCAGCCGCATCATTGGCCGCCGCGAGATCTTCGCGCAGGCCGGCAATCTCGTCGTTGGCACGCAGGACAAGCGTGACGATGTCGCCCTGGTCTTCAGCCTGCACCAGTTCAAGCGAAAATGGCCGGTAATTGTCGGCCATCAGGCGGCTGTCCTTCTGGTCATTGCCGTTTTGCGGCAACCGGATGCGCAATTCGAGCCGGCGCGACAGAACGCCATCGCGCATATCGGCGAGCGCGCTGAGATAAGAGACGCGATCCGACAGATGAACACGATCGAAAAGACCATTTCCGCAAAGCAGTTCCGGCGGCAGCTTCAACAGGGTACGCGCCTTCGCCGAGGCGTCGAGAACCTCGCCATGACGGGCCATGCGCAAAACCACGGCATCGATGATGTCTTCGAGCTGGCCGGCGGTATCCTGGTCATGCGATGCGCCGTCGACGTCGCGAAACGCCGAGATGCGCGGAATGAGCGTGAGCGCCCAGGCCAAGGGCACCAGCCAGTGCCATGCAGGGATTTGCACCGAGGCCAGCGGCAAGAAGGGTCCAACCAGAGGCTGAGCCACGACCGCGACAAGGGCTGAGACAGATCCCCAGATCACGGCACGCCGCGAGGCGCCGATCCACCAGGCTTCGAACGGCAGGGCCACGGCCAACATGGCGACCGGAGAGCTCAGCCCTCCCGCCGCGGCAATGAGCCCGGCAAGCGCGACGCCCGCCATTGCCAGAGCAACCTGTGCAGCCAGAGCCATCTTGCCTGTTGCCGCGACCAGCAAGGCAACGAACCAGCAAAGACCGAAAGCGGCGAAGATCGCTGCAACGGTCACAGCCGCGCCGATGCCCGAGGTAACCAGAGTGACCGCGGCGCCCGCGGCGAAGAACGGTGCAGCCAGCATGACGCCAATGAAGCGGCGCTGACGCTCGCGGTCGCCTTGTCCAAGCACGGTCGGATGCACCATGCGCCCGCAACCAGCTGCCATCGCGCCAGGCAATTCAACGTATCTGGCCTTGATTGAACTCAACTCAACGCACTCGCACTTGTCGTGAACAGCTCTGCTTGGCAGATTGTTTTGGTTGGCTCTGAAACTCGCATCCAGCGTTTAAGGAATGGATAAGGCAAGGCGAACCAAGGCTTGGCTCATGGCAAATATCGGGACGGCGAAGGCAGAAAGCCCGGGCAAATGCAGCCATAGTAAACGGAGGGTTATTGCTGATGCGGCCGTGTCTTTGACAGTACGCTGAGCCGGCGCACCAACGTTTGAGAAAATACGCATTAAAAACAAGCGGATGGATGGTTACCGAGCGGTGAAGAAAATTGATCAGGCTTGAGACAGATCAAGAGCAAAACGGTTCGTTTCGAATTTGCCTAAAATTTGAGGAAAATTCTCGTGGTCAGCGCAAGCCGTCCTTTGTGCCTGTGTGCCAACATCCTGCCTACAAAAGAGGTCATGCCGTACGGCTGCATGATCCGGTCGCGACGAGAGGGCAAAGGGCATGGGCTTTCTTATAAGAATGGCTTTCTGGTTTTCGCTGGTGCTTTTGGCGCTGCCGCTCAGCGTCGGCCCCGATGAGTC contains the following coding sequences:
- a CDS encoding HAMP domain-containing sensor histidine kinase, whose translation is MVHPTVLGQGDRERQRRFIGVMLAAPFFAAGAAVTLVTSGIGAAVTVAAIFAAFGLCWFVALLVAATGKMALAAQVALAMAGVALAGLIAAAGGLSSPVAMLAVALPFEAWWIGASRRAVIWGSVSALVAVVAQPLVGPFLPLASVQIPAWHWLVPLAWALTLIPRISAFRDVDGASHDQDTAGQLEDIIDAVVLRMARHGEVLDASAKARTLLKLPPELLCGNGLFDRVHLSDRVSYLSALADMRDGVLSRRLELRIRLPQNGNDQKDSRLMADNYRPFSLELVQAEDQGDIVTLVLRANDEIAGLREDLAAANDAAAAAEVAKGRFLAVVSHELRTPLNAIIGFSDMLLHEMFGAFKDPRQKEYVGLVRDSGQHLLAVVTSILDVSRIESGVYATEPEPFRFAEAVDMCQSMMQLQAKAKNINLQAQIAPDAGEINADRRAVQQILINLVSNAVKFTPEGGDVVVSAKRIGSRLHFWVRDTGIGIAEEDFANLGKPFVQIQNDYTRRFEGTGLGLSLVKGLVALHEGTMSIESMPGEGTTVTISLPVNGPKGQSADKAGVLPMPVARAKGDRNGSLRKTA